GCGAACTTCCTTCTTGcttgtttcctttttcttcaacgaATTGAGTGAAGTAGCAAGCCATTTCAACGTTGATAGTTTATGTTTTAATGTTAACGTGCAAGTCAAAGAGACTGCGCCCTAACTGATAAACTTTAAGAATATAGTAGTCCATAAATAAACAACTCCACTAGCTTCAAAATTCCGTATAAATATCCTCCTTCCTAATCTTTATCAACACAGTTCAATTCAGTACGCAATTCCACTTCGCTTTTATCTCTTTTAACTCAAACTCTCCCTCTCGCCCTAATTCTTTGGCTACGCACAATCCTCCTCCTCCTTCAATCACAGGATATCAAAGATGTTCTTCATGGAAGGTAGTTTAGATGAAATGCTAGTAAAGATAGGAATGTTTATACTTGTTCAAGCTTTGGTTTACCTAATCCTATCAAATTCCTCAAATATTTTCTCTGAAAGTAATATGAGATCACTTAGTTTCAAGACCGTTCGTTCTGCTAGTATTCGTCGAATTATGGCTGTCATTTCCGACTTACCTACTAATAACGGTGACGATCAGCCATCCCCTTCATCGTCTCCATCGATGGGAAGATTTTTATTTCGCTCGTCGTCTTCGCAACAAATTACTTCTTCGCCTCGGTCATAATAAATTCAGAATCAGAACTATCATACGGAAGCATGTGAATTTTAAGTCTAGCACTTAATTGCTATGTATGTCAATGTATGAGGCTATTTTTATAAATTATTCTTTGATTGTTCTCCATTTGTGAATATAAGCATATTTGATCGATTTCGTATTTGATTATAATTATGCCGGAGATTTTCTTGTGCTAAGATTGTTAAACTTAAACGGTGAATTCAGATAAGAACGAAGTGCTGATTAATTCTTATTTATTGTGTGGGGATTCTTATTAATACTAATATCCAAACACATACAAATACAACTTCTTTATTTGCGATGGGCTGAGAAATATGAATAATAGAAAATGATGACGACGATGATGATTATAAGTATTTTTGGATCatttctctgatttcatcaaGCACTTGCCATGCTTTGTGTCCCCCGATTACTTCTTCCTTCATCTCGCCATCTTTCCATAACTGCATTATTATTTTTTGCACACCCATAATTAACTTTTTTCATAATACATTGAATTAAATTAAACTAAACAACCTAATCAAGAAGAAAATTTATCAATATAAGTACCTGAATTGTTGGCATTTTCtgcaaaagtatcagtttttcattAGAAAGTCGAGAAATATCAAACAATCACATGTTTTGGCGTGCAGATAAacttagaacaaaaatatctagTCAACAAGAAATGTTTTGGTAGCTTAGATATTCCGTACGTATATGTATAACCTTAGCATTTATAGACAGTAAAGACAGTAAATTTATATGTTACCGAATGCACGTAACTAGAATTCCACTAGGAAATGGATAGGCATACATACAGAGATATTTCCACGCTTCACTAGAACTTGTGAGACACTGTTTACATCCACGTAATAAAACTTAACTCTGCAAATAAACAAGAATAAGTTTGATTATAACGTAATCAAATTATATttgatgtcttttttttttttttttttaaacaaggaACCATGTGTGGTTGTTTCGATTAGCTCCTCTGAGCCAAATCCAGTTACAAAATGAGTTGCTTACCTAGTATCATACTCGGCAGAAAGTTTTTCCAGCTTAGGCTTTAAATAGATGCATTTACGACACCAATTAGCCATCCTAACCATTAAAGGAACGCAATCAACTCATTAATCAAAAGGAATTAAAATTCAATATTTACTGTTAGAATGAGAAATTAATCGAGAGAACAGAATTACCAGTCAATGATTACTGGGTGGGAAACTTCTTGAGCTTCCGCTAAGACTTGATCTAGTTGTTCAGTACTTGTAATGGGCTCCAACACAATAGAAGTGGGACTTTTAGCAGTATCCCAAAATGCTTTTactttaacatctcttcttcggtCCTCTCTTTTTATTGTACTATCACTCCAGAATGATTGTGTTGGTGATGATGACAATAAACCCACTCCATTATTAACCATCAAAGAACAATGGACactagttgatgatgatgattgttgttgttgatcacgACTGTAAATTTCTCTGTATAGTAAACGCGAATTTGTAGCTGATACCGCCATTAATGGTGCGTGTCTGTTTTCTCTTTATGTGTATTTGAAGCTCGGACGAACGGATTTTTAGGCTGGTGAATTAGTACTGAAGAAGAACATCATTGATGATCAGAAGATTTCATTCAAGAAGTTGTTTATTTTGggcagagaaattgaaggcagagATTAAATATCTATTTTCTATGACAGAGATAAAAGGGATATGGAAGGGGCCTATCCAAAACAAACGTATAGACTCATGTACAAACTTTTCAAGTATTTTTTTAATGCCAATCACCAAGTGGTCTGGTGGTTGGCACGCTCCCTCCCATTGCGGAAGCAGGAGTTCGAACCCTCTAATTGCTGGAATCCGTTCCAATTTAAGGAGTTTGGATGTACTTTAGGGACCACTAATTTAGGACATCAAAAATAAAAGTATTCTTTTAACATCACAAGTGGAAAAATAGAACAGAGAGTCCGATATTGGACGAGTTACTTGCTTTCTCGAGACACTAAAACTAGTGGTACGCCCACGGCAGCCAAATTGTTAAGAAATTGGGGCTAATGGAGCAGTCCATCCCTGAATTGTCAAGTTGCTTTCAAACAATTAATCATGAAGTCACGTGATGGAAACTAACAACCATAAATTGGACGATAAAGCTACTGATGAAGTGGTACTAAGACAAACCTTTCATTAACGAAGCTTGTTTCAACATCCATAAAGAGCTTCACAGATTCAACTCCTTAGAGCAATTCCTACGGCAATGGCcaaactcaaacatttgttgagCCAAGTGGATGGCCAAACTGGGTTTTCTACTATAGTAAAGCGTAGGGCGTTGGACCAACATGCGCGCGACCGAAAGACAGACTCAGGCGTTTGCAGGCAAAACGCGGGCGTTGGAAGGCCGGACTCGGGCGCTCGTGGTGCTGACGCGGGCGTTAGACACAAAGTCTCTAACAGTCGACTCTCTAACGCCTATATTTCCAACGGTCGAATTTCAACACTTTAAATTCGTTCTATTgatttcattttcagtcacaCTACTGCCATTTCCTTCTTCTATATCAAAAATTTCTATACAACATGAACATAGTGAGAAGAGCGGCGAATAGTATAAAGAAGAAATGAGATCGGAAAAATGAATCTACATCGTTGCCTCACACAGGTGTCGATTATACTCAAAATCGAGAAGCAGAGTTTGCTTCTCCAAATATAGTTGCTGCTCCATTATTAGTCCCAGGTCATGTGTCGGGACATCGTGAACGGTCTGAGGATTATTATATCACgagaggtggattttcagaaTTAAATGTTGTTTATGTTGGTTTACCGCCTGCAGTCCGAGAAAGGGTTGACAGATATCCTTGGCGTGCGCTTTATAGAATAAAGCCTagaaaacataacaaaaaaatTCCGTAAACagtggtagaaaggtggtggaTGACGACGTACACATTCCATTTTATGGATTTCGAAATTGGTAAGTTTTtttaacttaacttaaattaaattttttaaataattattaaataatcaaaagaattaatcatagttgatattataCTTGAAATATGAATTACTCCCATTGATTTGTATTTTATTGTTGGGATTCCAGGTGGAAAGAGAGACCCGCCACCATTCAACCTAGACGAATGGATGTCAATAGTAAATGGGAGACGCTTTGTCCCTCGTTTGTGGAATCAGACATGCGTCGAGATTATAAGGATTTGAAAGGAGGTGAGATTAGATGTGCGGCCTTGAAGATTTGGCTATCCAAACCCAGAAACCCAGAACatgtagatgactatcctgaactcgaaaggatgtttatcttatgggtactgggtCAGGCATTCTTTTCAAACTCAACTTATGTTGCTCATATTGGTTGGCTTGAAGCGTTATAAGATCTTGACAAAGCACCAGATTATGACCGGGgatctgcaattttagcagaattGTACTGTGCGCTGGATAAAGTGTCCATGGGCGATAAAAACTTCACTGGTTTCGGGagcatcatagaggtaaatatcaaaattattatttttaaatttattattatttctaaatttattattatttctaaatttaaataattttttgaaCAAATGTAGATTATTTAGTCAATATACcaaaattatggagtaatttgcagtattggtggtatacctacttccgtgTTGGTAAACCAATCCTAAAAGACGGGACAGTTAGATTTCCAATGTTGGACATGTATATGAAGACCAACTTAGACAAGAACACTGGTAGCGACGCCTTGAGTTCCAGTTTTGTTTATAGGTTACATCAGATGACTCGGAGCCACAACAACATAGTTGTTCACCCTTAAGCTGATTTACCTCAGTATAGTGATGATGTTGGAGTAAGTATTATTGATTATTCTATGcgtagagttgttttttacaGTCCGGAATCAAAAGGAGGGGTTTGGTATCTGGGAGAAAGAGTGTAGTACCAAATACAAGGTATATTTGCAATTGCAATTAGTAGAAAGCCCAACAGTCTAGTCCCGTCCCTTTAAGCCTAGTACTAAGAGGTCCAAATTTAAACAATTAGAAACAAGTCAGTCCTTTTATAAACGATTTAGTCCAAACCTTTTTTTTTCATGACAATATTACCCATTAACCAGTTGATATATTCCATTTTCATTCTTTAGTTTCTGTTTCTTCTTTTCGGGGGAAATTCGAAACAACTCTCTCGACTCTCAGAGAACAAATCCTAAAACTTAATCTCGTCTCGATAAAAATTCAATCC
This portion of the Papaver somniferum cultivar HN1 chromosome 11, ASM357369v1, whole genome shotgun sequence genome encodes:
- the LOC113321017 gene encoding thioredoxin-like 3-1, chloroplastic isoform X1; its protein translation is MAVSATNSRLLYREIYSRDQQQQSSSSTSVHCSLMVNNGVGLLSSSPTQSFWSDSTIKREDRRRDVKVKAFWDTAKSPTSIVLEPITSTEQLDQVLAEAQEVSHPVIIDWMANWCRKCIYLKPKLEKLSAEYDTRVKFYYVDVNSVSQVLVKRGNISKMPTIQLWKDGEMKEEVIGGHKAWQVLDEIREMIQKYL
- the LOC113321017 gene encoding thioredoxin-like 3-1, chloroplastic isoform X2 translates to MAVSATNSRLLYREIYSRDQQQQSSSSTSVHCSLMVNNGVGLLSSSPTQSFWSDSTIKREDRRRDVKVKAFWDTAKSPTSIVLEPITSTEQLDQVLAEAQEVSHPVIIDWMANWCRKCIYLKPKLEKLSAEYDTRVKFYYVDVNSVSQVLVKRGNISLWKDGEMKEEVIGGHKAWQVLDEIREMIQKYL
- the LOC113321017 gene encoding thioredoxin-like 3-1, chloroplastic isoform X3 — protein: MAVSATNSRLLYREIYSRDQQQQSSSSTSVHCSLMVNNGVGLLSSSPTQSFWSDSTIKREDRRRDVKVKAFWDTAKSPTSIVLEPITSTEQLDQVLAEAQEVSHPVIIDWMANWCRKCIYLKPKLEKLSAEYDTRVKFYYVDVNSVSQVLVKRGNISIFLF